One Nostoc sp. UHCC 0302 DNA window includes the following coding sequences:
- a CDS encoding 1-acyl-sn-glycerol-3-phosphate acyltransferase: protein MTNSHQLENSTQAKTLPPLSAATIKRVQEGVVAASDRAVRLIIEETLNRLEAINQGHPEPRANPWLRRFVMRSLIHLLFRVRVEHLKNIPQEPAILAVNHLHHIDPLLLLGELPTQPYYYILGDARTLYNKWWKRLILRFTGGVIPLERIWKEEFAVIKAAKAGREDLVDLANAIAQTVPTGGDIQTLRQIDRIVLGILAHGDGMILFPEGRLGTAEGNLHLPLKRGTVIYALRAGVPIVPVALIGTHDLYLRKELTIRVGEPLHFSQTARPKRKEVEGALEALQNAMLALLPTNYQEPKEPKMLNHFLNHMLW, encoded by the coding sequence TTGACAAACAGCCATCAGCTGGAAAACAGTACACAAGCAAAAACTTTACCGCCTCTGAGTGCTGCAACAATTAAGCGGGTACAAGAGGGTGTGGTGGCAGCTAGCGATCGCGCTGTTCGCCTGATTATAGAAGAAACTCTCAATCGTTTAGAAGCCATTAATCAAGGACATCCTGAACCGAGAGCTAACCCTTGGTTGCGGCGTTTTGTGATGCGATCGCTTATCCATCTTCTTTTCCGGGTACGGGTCGAACACCTCAAAAATATACCTCAAGAACCAGCAATTTTAGCAGTCAACCATCTCCACCACATCGATCCATTGCTGCTGCTGGGTGAACTTCCTACCCAACCCTACTACTACATCTTGGGTGATGCTCGTACCCTTTATAACAAGTGGTGGAAGCGCTTGATTTTACGTTTTACCGGGGGTGTCATCCCTTTAGAACGGATTTGGAAAGAAGAATTTGCAGTTATCAAAGCTGCTAAAGCCGGACGGGAAGATTTAGTTGATTTGGCTAATGCGATCGCGCAGACTGTACCCACAGGAGGGGACATACAGACACTAAGACAAATAGACCGCATTGTTTTAGGAATTTTGGCTCATGGAGACGGGATGATTCTCTTTCCCGAAGGCAGGCTGGGAACTGCTGAGGGTAACTTACATCTTCCCCTGAAGCGAGGAACTGTGATTTACGCCTTGCGAGCTGGAGTACCAATAGTTCCTGTAGCGTTAATTGGGACTCATGACCTTTATTTGCGGAAAGAGTTAACAATTCGAGTTGGGGAGCCATTACACTTTTCGCAAACGGCTAGGCCGAAGCGAAAAGAAGTGGAAGGAGCTTTGGAGGCTTTGCAAAATGCAATGCTTGCTTTGTTACCAACAAATTATCAGGAACCAAAAGAACCAAAGATGTTAAATCATTTCCTAAATCATATGTTGTGGTAA
- the cdaA gene encoding diadenylate cyclase CdaA, producing MRDWWKQWLTNLGWSQSLLFGTLDIVLVLALTYMILVIISERRTLWMVRGFIILMLASALSGRLGLPLLNFVLEKLVIGCAVAMAVALQSEFRRFLEQLGRGEFRQLFQPDRLAIPKSDSVIDEIVEAVKELSKNRIGALLIVETTGPIDERDFSVPGVKLNAEVSKELIQTIFQPKTLLHDGATLIRGSRIVASGIILPLSGRTASRQLGTRHRAAMGITERVENCICVVVSEETGSISLAERGTLNRPLTIRKLKESLEAQLSPAVDREAVAPGLFSLARQIGGKALALVSRLLGLPSTASRDKK from the coding sequence ATGAGAGATTGGTGGAAGCAATGGCTGACAAACCTAGGATGGTCGCAGTCCTTGCTGTTTGGGACTCTGGATATTGTGTTAGTGCTGGCGCTGACGTACATGATACTAGTTATTATTAGTGAGCGCCGGACACTGTGGATGGTGCGAGGATTTATTATCTTGATGTTAGCCTCAGCACTAAGTGGCAGATTGGGGCTGCCTCTACTAAATTTTGTCCTGGAAAAGTTAGTCATTGGTTGCGCTGTAGCGATGGCAGTTGCTCTACAGTCAGAGTTTCGTAGGTTTTTAGAACAATTGGGACGTGGCGAATTCCGGCAGTTGTTTCAACCCGACCGTCTAGCAATCCCGAAGTCTGATAGTGTAATTGATGAAATTGTTGAAGCTGTTAAAGAATTGTCAAAAAACCGCATTGGAGCTTTACTAATTGTGGAAACTACAGGCCCAATTGATGAGCGAGATTTTTCTGTGCCAGGAGTAAAGCTAAATGCGGAAGTTTCTAAGGAACTAATACAGACAATTTTTCAGCCGAAAACTTTGTTACACGACGGAGCAACATTGATCCGTGGTTCGCGGATTGTGGCATCAGGTATAATTTTACCACTTTCGGGACGCACAGCCTCACGCCAGTTGGGAACACGCCATCGGGCGGCGATGGGAATTACTGAGCGGGTCGAAAATTGCATTTGTGTCGTTGTATCAGAAGAGACTGGTTCTATTTCCTTAGCGGAACGGGGAACCCTAAATAGACCGCTGACAATCAGGAAACTGAAAGAGTCATTAGAGGCTCAATTGTCCCCAGCTGTAGATCGGGAAGCTGTCGCCCCTGGTTTGTTCAGCTTGGCTCGTCAAATAGGTGGGAAGGCACTAGCACTGGTTTCACGTTTACTCGGATTACCATCGACCGCTTCTCGAGATAAAAAATGA
- a CDS encoding isoprenyl transferase encodes MTVQQTKLQDLPSDLKRELLPKHVAVIMDGNGRWAKRQGLPRIMGHKRGVDALKDLLRCCQDWGIQALTAYAFSTENWKRPQEEVDFLMTLFQRVLRQELREMVEENVQIKFVGNLQALPSSLQKEISRSMAETKDNRGIRFSVATNYGGRQEILQACRAIAEKVQQGLLQPNEIDEEVFQSHLYTAGITDPDLLIRTSGEMRLSNFLLWQMAYGEIYITDALWPDFDRAEFHRALCAYQQRERRFGKV; translated from the coding sequence ATGACAGTACAACAAACTAAACTGCAAGATTTGCCCAGTGACTTGAAACGAGAACTGCTACCCAAGCACGTTGCGGTGATTATGGATGGCAATGGTCGATGGGCTAAACGTCAAGGTCTTCCTCGAATTATGGGTCATAAGCGAGGAGTAGATGCTCTCAAGGATTTACTTCGCTGTTGCCAGGATTGGGGAATTCAGGCGTTGACGGCTTATGCTTTTTCGACAGAAAACTGGAAAAGACCGCAGGAAGAAGTAGATTTTTTGATGACTCTGTTCCAAAGAGTTTTGCGGCAAGAACTGCGGGAAATGGTCGAAGAGAATGTTCAAATTAAGTTTGTGGGAAATTTGCAAGCTCTGCCATCATCGCTCCAAAAAGAAATTTCCCGTTCAATGGCAGAAACTAAGGATAATCGCGGTATTCGATTTTCAGTCGCAACTAATTATGGTGGACGGCAAGAGATTTTACAAGCTTGTCGGGCGATCGCTGAAAAAGTCCAACAAGGGTTGCTACAACCAAATGAAATTGATGAAGAGGTGTTTCAAAGCCATCTCTACACAGCCGGAATTACTGACCCGGATTTGTTAATTCGTACTAGTGGGGAAATGCGCCTCTCGAATTTCCTACTCTGGCAAATGGCTTATGGGGAAATTTACATAACAGATGCTCTTTGGCCAGATTTTGATCGTGCCGAGTTTCACCGCGCCTTGTGTGCCTACCAGCAACGGGAACGGCGATTTGGGAAAGTTTAG
- the aspS gene encoding aspartate--tRNA ligase, with the protein MRTHYCGELRKQDIGETVTLYGWVDRRRDHGGVIFLDLRDRSGIVQIVSDPQRTPDSYEQANALRNEYVVQITGRVTQRPEESLNPRIPTGEVEIYADKIELLNAVRKQLPFQVSTADTETVREDLRLKYRYLDLRRDRMAQNLQLRHQIIKAMRRYLEDLEGFIEVETPILTRSTPEGARDYILPSRVNPSEWFALPQSPQLFKQLLMVSGLDRYYQIARCFRDEDLRADRQPEFTQLDMEMSFMSEEEIIELNEKLICHIFKTVKGIELQRPFPRLTYAEGMERYGSDKPDTRYGLELVNVSDIVKDSGFKVFRDTVINGGIVKILPIPNANDVISNVRIKPGGDLFKEASEAGAKGLAYIRVRDDGEIDTIGAIKDNLSVEQKQEILRRTGAKAGHLLLFGAGDTATVNKTLDRLRQVIAKEFGLIDPDKINLLWLTEFPMFEWNADEKRLEALHHPFTAPHPEDLSDLKAARAQAYDLVLNGVEVGGGSLRIYQREVQQQVFDAIGLSPEEAQSKFGFLLEAFEYGTPPHGGIAYGLDRLVMLLAGEESIRDVIAFPKTQQARCLLTDAPSSVDAKQLKELHVASTYKPKS; encoded by the coding sequence ATGCGAACTCACTATTGCGGCGAACTCCGAAAACAAGATATTGGAGAAACTGTTACCTTGTACGGATGGGTAGACCGTCGCCGCGATCATGGGGGTGTGATATTTTTGGATTTACGCGATCGCTCTGGCATTGTCCAAATTGTCAGCGATCCGCAACGCACCCCAGATTCCTATGAACAGGCAAACGCTCTCCGCAACGAATACGTCGTCCAAATCACAGGTAGGGTAACACAACGCCCCGAAGAATCCCTCAATCCTCGCATCCCCACAGGCGAGGTGGAAATATACGCCGATAAGATTGAATTGCTCAATGCTGTTCGTAAACAGTTACCTTTCCAAGTTTCCACTGCTGATACCGAAACAGTACGAGAAGACTTACGACTAAAATATCGTTATTTGGATTTACGACGCGATCGCATGGCGCAAAATTTGCAATTGCGTCATCAAATCATCAAAGCCATGCGCCGCTACCTTGAAGATTTGGAAGGTTTCATTGAAGTCGAAACCCCAATACTTACCCGTTCCACTCCAGAAGGTGCTAGGGATTATATTCTACCCAGCCGTGTCAATCCTAGTGAGTGGTTTGCCTTACCGCAATCACCCCAACTCTTTAAACAATTGCTGATGGTATCCGGCTTAGACAGATATTATCAGATTGCCCGCTGCTTCCGCGATGAAGACTTACGTGCCGACAGACAACCAGAATTCACTCAATTAGACATGGAAATGAGTTTCATGTCTGAAGAAGAGATTATCGAATTAAATGAAAAGTTAATTTGTCATATCTTCAAAACGGTTAAAGGCATTGAGTTGCAACGTCCCTTTCCCCGTCTCACTTATGCTGAAGGAATGGAACGTTACGGCAGTGATAAGCCAGATACTCGCTATGGATTGGAACTAGTCAATGTCTCGGATATAGTCAAAGACTCTGGTTTCAAAGTTTTTCGAGACACTGTTATCAACGGTGGTATAGTCAAAATCTTACCAATTCCCAACGCTAACGATGTAATTTCTAATGTCCGCATCAAACCAGGTGGCGACTTATTCAAAGAAGCTAGTGAAGCTGGTGCTAAAGGTCTAGCTTACATCCGGGTAAGAGATGATGGTGAAATCGATACCATTGGTGCAATTAAAGACAACCTAAGCGTTGAACAAAAACAAGAAATTTTGCGCCGTACAGGTGCTAAAGCTGGACATTTACTACTATTTGGTGCAGGTGACACTGCTACTGTTAATAAAACCCTAGACAGACTGCGGCAAGTTATTGCTAAAGAATTTGGGTTAATTGATCCAGATAAAATCAACTTGCTCTGGCTGACAGAATTCCCGATGTTTGAATGGAATGCTGACGAAAAACGTTTAGAAGCTTTGCATCACCCATTCACTGCGCCACATCCTGAAGATTTGAGTGATTTAAAGGCTGCACGCGCTCAAGCTTATGATTTAGTACTCAACGGTGTAGAAGTTGGCGGTGGTAGTCTGCGTATTTATCAACGGGAAGTTCAACAGCAGGTATTTGATGCGATCGGTTTATCTCCCGAAGAAGCACAGAGTAAATTCGGCTTTCTCTTGGAAGCTTTTGAATATGGTACACCACCTCATGGTGGTATCGCTTACGGTTTAGATCGGTTGGTGATGTTGCTAGCTGGCGAAGAGTCTATTCGGGATGTGATTGCTTTTCCGAAGACGCAACAAGCGCGTTGTTTGTTGACGGATGCACCTTCAAGCGTGGATGCCAAGCAGTTGAAAGAGTTACACGTTGCCTCGACTTATAAGCCAAAGTCATAA
- a CDS encoding lysophospholipase, with the protein MIYHNEGTFQGVGKLELYYQSWHPEGKVRGVLAIVHGLGAHSGRYNNVVEHLIPKKYAVYGLDLRGHGRSPGQRGYINSWSEFREDLRAFLQLIQSQQPKTPIFLLGHSLGSVIVLDYVLRYPQQISALQGVITLAPALGKVGVSKFRLLLGNLLSQVWPRFTLNTGMDLSAGSRDEKVLAAYAQDKLRHTLASARLATEFFATVAWVNAHAADWQLPLLILHGGSDRVTLPEGGEIFYQRVVYEDKLRVVYPQAYHELQNDFNYQEVLTDLEDWLEQHLSPENVQLSQGNS; encoded by the coding sequence ATGATCTACCATAACGAAGGCACATTTCAAGGTGTCGGGAAGCTCGAACTGTATTACCAAAGCTGGCATCCAGAGGGGAAGGTGAGGGGAGTATTAGCGATCGTGCATGGATTAGGAGCGCACAGCGGACGGTACAATAATGTAGTTGAGCATCTCATACCCAAGAAATACGCTGTTTACGGTTTGGATTTGCGTGGTCATGGACGCTCACCAGGTCAACGAGGCTATATCAACTCTTGGAGTGAGTTTCGCGAAGACCTTCGAGCTTTTTTACAGTTAATTCAAAGCCAGCAGCCAAAAACCCCAATTTTTCTTTTAGGTCATAGCTTAGGCTCGGTAATTGTCTTAGACTATGTTTTGCGTTATCCCCAACAAATATCCGCATTGCAAGGTGTAATCACCTTAGCACCAGCTTTAGGGAAAGTTGGGGTGTCAAAATTTCGGTTACTCTTAGGAAACTTGCTCTCACAAGTCTGGCCGCGTTTCACCTTGAATACAGGCATGGATTTATCTGCCGGTTCACGAGATGAGAAAGTTTTAGCCGCTTACGCTCAAGATAAACTACGCCATACACTAGCTAGTGCGCGTCTAGCTACGGAATTCTTTGCTACCGTTGCTTGGGTTAATGCTCATGCTGCTGATTGGCAATTGCCGTTGTTAATTCTCCACGGTGGATCTGACAGAGTGACTCTACCAGAAGGAGGCGAAATTTTTTACCAACGAGTTGTATACGAAGATAAGTTGCGAGTGGTGTATCCGCAAGCCTATCACGAGCTTCAAAACGACTTCAATTATCAAGAGGTGCTGACCGATTTAGAAGATTGGTTGGAGCAACACCTATCACCAGAGAACGTGCAGTTGTCACAGGGAAACAGCTAA